The following proteins come from a genomic window of Malus sylvestris chromosome 4, drMalSylv7.2, whole genome shotgun sequence:
- the LOC126620214 gene encoding UNC93-like protein 3: MESAVMVSAASFHDLESSHEPEKPLLVDNSRTRKNRARDVHILSSAFLLIFLAFGATQNLESTLITEKNLGTTSLGILYLSFAFFSLVASSVVRRLGSKNSLILGTTGYWLFIAAHLKPTWYIMVPVSLYLGFASSIIWVEQGAYLTAAARSHARDNGLHEATVIGNFNGEFWGMFACRQFVGNLLPLFLLKSGTDGNAGDITLLFTVFLCSMTLGTILMCFLSKRDEVEHPHGSSLNLLATLSSSSMSLIPPLFDIRMLLIVPLMAYTGLQQAFVWAEFTKFIVKPMLGVSGVGGAMAVYGAFDAICSLTAGRLTSGLKSITLIVTGGALVQAVVFIWLLLFYSPSSGLHGTMNLLIMAALLGIGDGVFNTQLSALIGIFFKHETEGAFAQLKVWQCGGVALIFFISPYISLQAMLVLMLSAICLAYASFLFLHRRGDKSISLR, from the exons aTGGAGTCTGCTGTTATGGTCTCTGCAGCTTCTTTTCATGATCTGGAGTCTTCTCATGAGCCGGAGAAGCCACTCCTTGTCGATAATTCTCGAACCCGAAAGAACCGTGCCCGAGATGTTCATATTCTCAGCTCTGCCTTCTTGCTCATCTTTCTTGCTTTTGGTGCCACTCAGAATCTAGAGAGCACTCTCATCACT GAGAAGAATTTGGGTACCACATCACTTGGAATTTTGTATCTATCATTCGCATTTTTCTCTTTGGTGGCGTCCTCGGTTGTTCGACGTTTGGGTTCAAAGAACTCTTTGATTCTTGGGACTACTGGCTATTGGTTGTTCATAGCTGCACATTTGAAACCAACTTG GTACATAATGGTTCCGGTTTCTTTGTACCTTGGGTTTGCCTCTTCAATAATATGGGTCGAGCAG GGAGCATATCTAACTGCAGCAGCGCGTAGTCATGCCCGAGACAATGGATTACATGAAGCAACAGTTATTGGCAACTTCAATGGAGAATTTTGGGGAATGTTTGCCTGTCGACAG TTCGTTGGAAATCTTTTACCACTCTTCTTGCTAAAAAGTGGAACA GACGGAAATGCAGGCGACATAACTTTGTTGTTCACTGTGTTTCTCTGCAGTATGACCTTAGGAACCATACTGATGTGCTTCTTAAGCAAACGGGATGAAGTAGAGCACCCCCACGGTTCTTCTCTCAACTTACTTGCTACTCTGTCATCTTCGTCAATGTCGCTCATCCCTCCTTTGTTTGATATACGGATGCTATTGATCGTCCCCCTTATGGCGTATACAGGATTACAACAAGCATTTGTATG GGCTGAATTCACCAAGTTCATCGTTAAACCAATGCTCGGTGTGTCTGGTGTGGGCGGTGCAATGGCAGTTTATGGGGCTTTCGATGCAATA TGTTCACTCACTGCTGGTCGACTTACCTCGGGTCTCAAGTCCATCACTCTTATCGTCACAGGCGGAGCTTTAGTTCAGGCCGTCGTATTCATCTGGCTGCTTCTATTTTACAG CCCGTCAAGCGGACTACATGGCACTATGAATCTTCTTATAATGGCAGCTCTGTTGGGCATCGGGGATGGGGTTTTCAACACACAGCTCAGTGCTTTGATTGGAATATTCTTCAAACACGAAACG GAAGGAGCATTTGCACAGCTCAAGGTGTGGCAGTGTGGCGGCGTTgcactcatcttcttcatcagtcCATACATCTCATTACAGGCAATGCTGGTGCTTATGCTCTCTGCAATCTGCCTCGCATACGCCTCCTTTCTATTTCTGCATCGTCGAGGAGACAAATCAATCTCGCTTCGTTAA
- the LOC126620215 gene encoding UNC93-like protein 3, translating into MDSAGFPDEETPLVVDNSPIQSRRRHTRDVHILSCAFLLIFLAYGAAQNLETSVNTEDDLGTISLGILYLSFTFFSMVASPVVRALGSKNALILGTTGYWLFIAANLIPSWYTMVPASLYMGFAASIIWVGQGTYLTSTARSHAKDYNLHEGTVIGHFNGEFWGMFATHQFVGNLISLAVLTDGTGGSTNSTTLLFSVFLISMTLGTILMCFLHKRDGKAEENTQDSSPSFYASLLSLSKAIVTPLYDVRMLLIIPLMAYSGLQQAFVWAEYTKYIVTPTLGVPGVGGAMAVYGAFDAICSLAAGRLTSGLKSITIIISGGVLLQAIIFLWILLGYSAESGVLGIVYPLIMAAVLGVGDGVLNTQLSALLGIFFKNDTEGAFAQLKVWQSASIAVIFFISSYISLQAMLIVMLAAVAISYAAFVCLSLREKAFQSSTS; encoded by the exons ATGGACTCTGCCGGTTTTCCCGACGAAGAGACGCCGCTGGTGGTGGATAATTCGCCGATTCAGAGTCGGAGGAGGCATACCAGAGATGTGCATATTCTCAGCTGTGCCTTCTTGCTGATTTTTCTGGCTTATGGGGCCGCGCAGAATCTAGAGACAAGTGTCAACACT GAGGATGATTTGGGGACAATTTCACTTGGGATTTTGTATTtgtctttcacatttttctctATGGTGGCGTCTCCGGTGGTTCGAGCATTGGGATCAAAGAATGCTTTGATTCTTGGGACTACTGGCTATTGGTTGTTCATAGCTGCAAACTTGATACCCTCTTG GTATACTATGGTTCCGGCTTCTTTGTACATGGGATTTGCTGCTTCGATAATATGGGTTGGGCAG GGGACATATCTTACTTCTACTGCACGTAGTCATGCCAAAGATTATAACTTACATGAAGGAACAGTCATTGGCCACTTCAATGGAGAATTTTGGGGAATGTTTGCCACTCACCAG TTTGTGGGAAATCTTATATCACTCGCCGTGCTAACAGATGGAACA GGGGGAAGTACTAATAGCACAACCTTATTGTTCAGCGTGTTTCTCATCAGTATGACTTTGGGTACCATACTGATGTGCTTCTTGCATAAAAGGGATGGTAAAGCAGAGGAGAACACCCAGGATTCTTCTCCCAGCTTCTATGCTTCTCTGTTGTCTTTGTCAAAGGCAATTGTCACTCCTCTGTATGATGTAAGGATGTTATTGATCATCCCCCTCATGGCGTATTCAGGATTGCAACAAGCATTTGTGTG GGCCGAATACACCAAGTATATTGTTACTCCAACACTTGGTGTGCCTGGCGTGGGTGGTGCAATGGCAGTTTATGGAGCTTTTGATGCAATC TGTTCACTGGCTGCTGGTCGACTTACCTCTGGTCTCAAGTCCATTACTATTATAATTTCTGGTGGAGTCCTCCTTCAGGCTATAATATTCCTGTGGATTCTTCTAGGATACAG CGCAGAGAGTGGTGTCCTCGGAATTGTCTACCCTCTTATAATGGCAGCTGTATTGGGTGTTGGTGATGGTGTCTTAAACACACAGCTCAGTGCTTTGCTTGGGATATTCTTCAAGAACGACACG GAAGGAGCATTTGCACAGCTCAAGGTCTGGCAGAGTGCTTCGATTGCAGTCATCTTCTTTATCAGTTCATACATCTCATTGCAAGCAATGCTGATCGTTATGCTTGCCGCTGTTGCAATCTCATATGCTGCCTTTGTTTGTCTCTCGCTTCGAGAGAAAGCATTCCAGTCTTCAACTTCTTAA